From Echinicola soli, a single genomic window includes:
- a CDS encoding solute:sodium symporter family transporter: MDLTVLSFIGFTLFVAIYAWLKTRKENLDSEDGYFLGGRSLTGIVIAGSMIMTNISTEHLVGMNGSSYKNGFVIVAWEVTSALALIVAALYFVPRYLKMGLTTIPQYLENRFDAGIRSLVAFFLLVSFAITLLPIVLYTGAINLESLFNVSEVLNVSQEQGLWYTVLAVGGIGSIYAIFGGLKAVAVSDTINGYGLLLAGLMVPLIALFMIGDGNPILGMEKVFEHSPEKFNVVGEKDSVLPFSTLFTGLIINQLYFWCMNQTIVQRALGAKNLKEAQKGLLYTGVLKLLVPFIIVLPGVIGFYYFGDSMYDQQDMVYPELVKKVLPVGLTGVFAAVIMGAVLSTFNSVLNSASTIFSIDIYKRLIKPGASSIQLVKAGKLSATVLAVTSIMAAPMVANAPEGLFQLLQQLNGIFFIPIASIMLAGFFTKWVTPLAAKVALVTGLTFYVLTTFILDIDIHFVHIWGIEFLLNVLIMFLVSHFGPKRVRPDVPSLKSIIPTTRWKHARLLSAILVIITVAIYILLGNI; the protein is encoded by the coding sequence ATGGATTTAACTGTTTTATCATTTATTGGTTTTACCCTTTTTGTGGCCATTTATGCTTGGTTAAAAACCCGAAAGGAAAACCTCGATTCAGAAGATGGCTATTTTTTGGGAGGGAGGAGCCTTACAGGGATCGTCATTGCTGGCTCCATGATCATGACCAATATTTCCACCGAGCATTTGGTAGGCATGAACGGTTCTTCTTATAAAAATGGTTTTGTTATTGTGGCTTGGGAAGTTACCTCAGCCCTAGCACTGATTGTGGCAGCTTTGTATTTTGTGCCCCGTTACCTTAAGATGGGCTTGACGACGATCCCCCAATACTTAGAAAACCGCTTTGATGCTGGCATAAGGTCCTTGGTGGCCTTTTTCCTGTTGGTGTCTTTTGCCATAACTTTACTTCCCATCGTGCTTTACACAGGAGCGATCAATCTAGAGAGCCTTTTTAACGTATCAGAAGTGTTGAACGTGAGTCAGGAACAAGGGCTTTGGTACACTGTCTTGGCTGTAGGGGGAATTGGCTCCATTTATGCCATTTTTGGAGGCTTGAAAGCCGTGGCCGTATCCGATACCATCAATGGTTATGGTTTGCTCCTGGCGGGGCTGATGGTACCGTTGATTGCCCTTTTTATGATTGGCGATGGCAATCCAATCCTAGGTATGGAAAAGGTCTTTGAACACAGTCCCGAAAAGTTTAATGTAGTAGGCGAAAAGGATTCCGTATTGCCCTTCAGCACCCTCTTTACGGGATTGATTATCAATCAGCTGTATTTTTGGTGCATGAACCAGACCATCGTTCAGCGGGCACTTGGTGCCAAAAACCTTAAGGAGGCCCAAAAAGGGTTGCTCTATACAGGAGTTTTAAAGCTTTTGGTACCTTTTATCATTGTTTTGCCAGGGGTGATCGGTTTTTACTATTTTGGCGACAGCATGTATGATCAGCAGGATATGGTTTATCCCGAACTGGTAAAGAAAGTACTTCCCGTTGGGTTGACTGGTGTATTTGCTGCTGTGATCATGGGAGCGGTGCTCAGTACTTTTAACAGTGTGCTGAACAGTGCCTCTACTATTTTCAGTATTGATATTTATAAACGGCTGATCAAGCCCGGTGCGAGTTCAATTCAATTGGTAAAAGCCGGTAAACTTTCCGCTACGGTATTGGCTGTCACGTCCATAATGGCTGCGCCCATGGTAGCTAATGCTCCAGAAGGACTGTTCCAACTGCTACAGCAGCTGAATGGTATTTTCTTTATCCCGATTGCCTCGATTATGTTGGCAGGTTTTTTCACCAAGTGGGTCACACCGTTGGCAGCTAAAGTAGCCTTGGTGACGGGGCTGACTTTTTATGTCCTGACCACTTTTATTTTGGATATTGATATCCATTTTGTCCACATTTGGGGGATAGAATTTCTGCTGAATGTCCTGATTATGTTTTTGGTGTCTCATTTTGGACCAAAGCGGGTAAGGCCGGATGTTCCTTCCTTGAAATCGATCATTCCCACCACGCGATGGAAACACGCACGTTTACTTTCTGCTATTCTGGTCATCATTACCGTGGCCATTTACATTTTGCTTGGGAATATTTAA
- a CDS encoding metallophosphoesterase family protein: protein MLSLTAYEKAAFHSFIFFSYSLMLLLGANQAFGQKNDDKKVAFLADVHLQDVYADLGEEEFKGIYNPQNGKYATIRTMKAQIYSTRLFNENYFAFHEALREVVSQGIKIVVLPGDFSDDGQPMNLSALNTILSEFSEAYGLRFYLTTGNHDPVTAAGSPGGKFDFMGPGGKPQALVSDRSFLRDNLPTDLPVAFSDQIAYGGYADVLEQLGAFGFYPSEKDLYWTHPFEVLDYEGYNFQESKKNAALANRYFDVSPTDSLPDLSYLVEPVEGIWLLGIDANVYFPVEGTDVYKGSSVGFNLAKSHKSHQLKWIKEIAVEAKKRGKTLVSFSHYPLVEFNDGSDVLLKRTFGPNRFQLARSPLPAISTAYADAGIKVHVAGHMHINDTGIFTSEIGNTLVNVQVPSLAAYPPAFKVLTFGQPSKIKVETHRLQEVRGMDEFFPLYTMEHDHLKEQKDTSIWKKDILSAHTYLSYTSHHLKELVRLRFIPSDWPEGHAGQLLSLNGLELAYWALLQNHDDRNEFLTNRSLGSKSLKQLTKTLRKQGVERSSLANMSGLELITAFYFIKNGDQLAKKDMDGSNWATAVHLMQTIARLTPGQNEAFAHFMVNFAQIFTAMAEDTPSDHFLIDLQEGVVEDLY from the coding sequence ATGCTTTCTTTAACAGCATATGAAAAAGCTGCTTTTCACTCCTTTATATTTTTTTCATACTCATTGATGCTCCTATTGGGGGCTAATCAAGCTTTCGGCCAGAAAAACGATGATAAAAAAGTCGCTTTTCTGGCCGACGTGCATTTGCAGGATGTGTATGCCGATTTAGGTGAGGAGGAATTTAAGGGGATTTATAACCCGCAGAATGGCAAGTATGCCACCATTAGGACGATGAAAGCCCAAATCTACTCTACCAGGCTTTTTAATGAGAACTATTTTGCGTTTCATGAAGCACTGAGGGAAGTGGTCTCACAAGGCATCAAAATAGTCGTGCTGCCGGGGGACTTCAGCGATGATGGCCAACCTATGAACCTTAGCGCACTAAACACCATTCTTTCCGAGTTCAGCGAAGCATATGGCCTACGTTTTTACCTTACCACAGGAAATCACGATCCCGTCACCGCAGCAGGAAGTCCTGGTGGAAAATTTGATTTTATGGGACCTGGTGGAAAACCACAAGCGTTGGTTAGTGATAGAAGTTTCTTAAGGGACAATCTTCCAACAGACTTGCCCGTGGCTTTTTCGGATCAAATTGCCTACGGTGGTTATGCAGACGTTTTGGAACAGCTGGGAGCTTTTGGCTTTTATCCTTCAGAGAAGGACCTTTATTGGACCCACCCTTTCGAAGTACTGGATTATGAAGGGTATAACTTCCAGGAATCCAAAAAAAATGCTGCATTGGCCAATCGATATTTTGATGTCTCCCCTACCGATTCCCTTCCCGATCTCAGCTATCTGGTGGAACCAGTGGAAGGAATCTGGCTACTTGGAATAGATGCCAACGTTTATTTTCCTGTGGAAGGGACGGATGTTTACAAAGGTTCCAGTGTAGGCTTTAATCTGGCTAAAAGTCATAAAAGCCACCAGCTGAAGTGGATCAAAGAAATCGCAGTAGAGGCTAAAAAAAGAGGTAAAACACTGGTTTCATTCAGTCATTATCCTCTTGTGGAATTCAATGATGGCAGCGATGTCTTGTTAAAAAGGACTTTTGGCCCAAATAGATTCCAATTGGCACGGAGTCCGCTGCCCGCCATCTCCACCGCCTATGCCGATGCCGGAATCAAAGTACACGTGGCCGGCCATATGCACATCAATGACACTGGGATCTTTACGTCTGAAATCGGTAACACCTTGGTCAATGTCCAAGTCCCGTCCTTAGCAGCCTATCCACCGGCTTTTAAGGTCTTGACTTTTGGTCAACCCAGTAAAATAAAAGTGGAAACGCACCGTCTCCAAGAAGTACGAGGAATGGACGAATTTTTCCCGCTGTATACAATGGAACACGATCACTTGAAGGAGCAAAAAGACACCAGCATCTGGAAAAAGGACATCCTTAGTGCTCATACTTATTTGTCCTACACCAGCCATCATTTAAAGGAATTGGTAAGGCTCCGGTTCATTCCCAGCGACTGGCCAGAGGGTCATGCCGGACAATTATTATCACTCAATGGATTGGAATTGGCATATTGGGCCTTGCTACAAAACCATGATGATCGAAATGAATTTTTGACCAATAGATCACTCGGTAGCAAGTCTCTTAAGCAGCTCACAAAAACCCTTAGAAAACAAGGGGTAGAAAGGTCATCGTTGGCCAATATGAGCGGACTGGAGCTCATTACTGCTTTTTATTTTATCAAAAATGGAGACCAATTGGCAAAGAAAGACATGGATGGCTCTAACTGGGC